A region from the Lentisphaera profundi genome encodes:
- a CDS encoding family 16 glycoside hydrolase has protein sequence MRFLILLNLIFITSLAAEKASPELIKKESDYYRITDIPLPEGSNFEPSCMVELPNDKIAVGSRFGDVYIIENAYDDDTTNDRWRLFAKDLHEPLGMSYYKGDIWVVQRSEVTRLRDENKDGKADFYQCVSDDWGIMGDYHEYAFGSPHDKDGKMWIVLCLTGSVKSRADYRGWAITVDEHGKMEPVATGIRSPGGIGFNQEGDVFYSDNQGLWNGTSSIKHLKVGSFQGNPNSNASLELLKKGAKNFEPSDGGRLVIDRQRMPELLPPAVNFPHAKLGQSTSGLDYDKSKGKFGPFGGQLFVNDQSWSMVSRVYMEKVKGNYQGVAFPFKSGFDSGNLYMLMTERGSMFTCGTNRGWGSLGKKIGALQRVEWTGKVPFEIERMNITPKGFKLRFTKKVDPSTIKALGAYLVDANTWIYRAAYGSPEVDKETIKVTSAKLSQDQMSLEIELDKIFKGHTYNFKFPQIKTVKGEFLLHQEAYYSINEVLGEEIIRKPDADTFVEYIPKVALAADPTIKVTPPKVVEPKYQGEMLAAPKGAKILFDGSSLEGWKVKPNKRTKESNPKWKLLRNEQAMEVLSPTGINIFQESILTEGHLHIEWASPAKVLNKGQGRGNSGIFIEGFPEIQVLDSYENQTYPDGQAGALYKKSIPLVNACRKPGEWQCYDIYFERSKINPKSKKLSLGSLTVYHNNVLIQDHFKTSTSQGGGTLGMQDHNNPVRFRNIWFLENKTKR, from the coding sequence ATGAGATTTTTAATCCTACTCAATCTTATTTTTATCACTAGCTTAGCCGCGGAAAAAGCTAGTCCCGAACTGATAAAAAAGGAAAGCGATTATTACCGTATCACTGATATTCCCCTTCCAGAGGGCAGCAATTTTGAACCCTCCTGTATGGTGGAGTTGCCCAATGATAAAATTGCCGTTGGTTCACGTTTTGGCGATGTTTACATCATTGAAAATGCTTATGATGACGACACGACGAATGATCGTTGGAGACTCTTTGCCAAAGACCTGCATGAACCACTTGGCATGTCCTACTACAAAGGCGATATTTGGGTCGTTCAGCGCTCGGAAGTGACTCGCCTCCGCGACGAGAACAAAGATGGCAAAGCTGACTTTTACCAATGCGTCAGCGATGACTGGGGTATCATGGGCGATTATCATGAATACGCCTTTGGTTCACCGCACGATAAAGATGGCAAGATGTGGATTGTGCTTTGCCTCACGGGTTCTGTAAAATCGAGGGCTGATTATCGTGGTTGGGCGATTACGGTAGATGAACATGGCAAGATGGAGCCTGTTGCTACGGGAATACGTTCACCAGGAGGCATTGGCTTCAACCAAGAGGGAGATGTTTTCTATTCTGATAATCAGGGCTTATGGAATGGCACTAGCTCGATCAAGCATTTAAAAGTGGGTTCCTTTCAAGGTAACCCCAATAGTAATGCATCCTTGGAACTGCTTAAAAAGGGGGCGAAAAATTTTGAGCCTAGTGATGGTGGTCGTCTCGTTATTGATCGCCAGCGCATGCCTGAATTATTGCCACCAGCGGTCAATTTTCCCCACGCAAAATTAGGGCAATCGACAAGTGGCTTGGACTACGATAAATCAAAGGGGAAATTTGGTCCTTTTGGCGGGCAACTATTTGTTAACGATCAGAGTTGGTCGATGGTCAGTCGAGTTTATATGGAAAAGGTCAAAGGCAATTATCAAGGTGTGGCCTTTCCCTTTAAGTCGGGCTTTGATTCGGGCAATCTTTATATGCTGATGACTGAGCGCGGCTCAATGTTTACCTGTGGCACCAATCGCGGTTGGGGTTCCCTTGGTAAAAAAATCGGCGCCTTACAGCGAGTCGAATGGACGGGCAAAGTACCCTTTGAGATTGAACGCATGAATATCACCCCCAAAGGCTTTAAGCTAAGGTTCACCAAGAAGGTAGACCCTTCCACCATTAAAGCATTGGGCGCCTACCTCGTTGACGCCAATACGTGGATCTATCGTGCTGCTTATGGTAGCCCTGAGGTTGATAAAGAGACGATCAAAGTCACCTCGGCCAAGCTCAGTCAGGATCAAATGTCACTCGAGATTGAATTAGACAAGATCTTTAAGGGCCATACTTATAATTTTAAATTTCCACAAATTAAGACTGTCAAAGGAGAGTTTTTGCTTCACCAGGAAGCCTATTATAGCATCAACGAAGTACTCGGTGAAGAAATCATTCGCAAACCCGATGCTGATACGTTTGTTGAATATATCCCCAAAGTTGCTTTGGCAGCGGATCCCACAATAAAAGTCACGCCCCCGAAGGTCGTTGAGCCCAAGTATCAGGGCGAAATGCTTGCCGCACCCAAAGGCGCAAAAATTCTTTTTGATGGTAGCTCCCTTGAAGGCTGGAAGGTGAAGCCGAATAAGCGCACAAAAGAAAGCAATCCGAAGTGGAAGCTACTCAGAAATGAGCAGGCGATGGAGGTGTTGAGCCCCACGGGAATAAATATTTTTCAAGAGTCTATTTTGACCGAAGGTCACTTACATATTGAGTGGGCCTCGCCGGCGAAAGTCCTTAACAAAGGTCAGGGGCGCGGCAATAGTGGTATTTTTATTGAGGGCTTCCCCGAAATTCAGGTTTTAGATTCTTATGAAAACCAAACTTACCCGGATGGGCAAGCGGGAGCTTTGTACAAGAAGTCAATCCCTCTCGTTAACGCCTGTCGTAAACCTGGTGAATGGCAATGTTATGATATTTATTTTGAGCGCTCGAAAATAAATCCAAAAAGTAAGAAGCTTAGTCTAGGTAGCCTCACGGTTTATCACAATAATGTATTGATTCAGGATCACTTCAAAACTAGCACTAGCCAGGGGGGCGGAACACTAGGGATGCAGGATCACAATAACCCGGTTCGCTTTCGCAATATTTGGTTCCTTGAAAACAAAACTAAGCGCTAA